One genomic window of Longimicrobiales bacterium includes the following:
- a CDS encoding TonB-dependent receptor has protein sequence MRNRGLPLLWTLVLLCAASAATAQVRVSGRVLANDTGEPLAGAEVTARSTWGRFLRQAVTDADGRFEFIIQRTAAVDLRASHPAYEANTAPTLYFDEHTFFEIEIRLDPDVMLLAPLAVVGRSRGPSPFLEEFRERVRRGMGTYITRAQIDRQRPMFVTDLLRGVPGVELRGGGVGSRPVVAVGRSTGRTCTARIFVDGMLLNPTMMTPSGPRADIFRIDDVVHPSSVEGIEIYRGMSTMPPEFLTADAECGVVAIWTRRGG, from the coding sequence ATGCGAAACCGCGGCCTCCCCCTGCTGTGGACCCTCGTCCTGCTCTGCGCCGCTTCGGCCGCAACGGCACAGGTGCGCGTGAGTGGCCGCGTTCTCGCCAACGACACCGGCGAGCCGCTGGCCGGCGCGGAGGTCACCGCGCGTTCGACCTGGGGCCGCTTCCTGCGCCAGGCGGTCACCGACGCCGACGGCCGCTTCGAGTTCATCATACAACGTACGGCCGCGGTCGACCTGCGGGCGAGTCATCCCGCCTACGAGGCGAACACGGCACCGACGCTCTACTTCGATGAGCACACGTTCTTCGAGATCGAGATCCGGCTGGATCCCGACGTGATGCTGCTCGCACCCCTCGCCGTCGTCGGCCGCTCGCGTGGTCCCAGCCCCTTCCTGGAGGAGTTCCGGGAGCGTGTGCGCCGAGGCATGGGCACCTACATAACCCGAGCGCAGATCGACCGCCAGCGACCCATGTTCGTGACCGACCTGCTACGCGGCGTTCCGGGTGTGGAGCTGCGTGGTGGCGGCGTCGGCAGTCGTCCGGTCGTCGCGGTCGGGCGCTCGACGGGCCGGACCTGTACGGCAAGGATCTTCGTCGATGGCATGCTGCTCAATCCGACCATGATGACACCGAGTGGCCCGCGTGCAGACATCTTCCGCATCGACGACGTCGTGCATCCGTCATCGGTCGAGGGCATCGAGATCTATCGTGGCATGAGCACGATGCCACCCGAATTCCTGACGGCGGACGCGGAATGCGGAGTCGTTGCCATCTGGACGCGACGCGGCGGGTGA
- a CDS encoding N-acetyltransferase, translating to MSSPVTDAVCIGGLLPTHRAALERLLRDTGYFRADEIDVALEVFDAYCAAPDTDYSAHAALAADGALAGYVIYGPTPCTVGTWDIYWIAVAPALQRAGVGTLLIDEVERRLRGRARMILVETSGQELYASTRAFYERRGFTEVARVPDFYADGDDRVILARRVL from the coding sequence ATGAGCTCGCCCGTGACCGACGCCGTCTGCATCGGCGGCCTGCTTCCCACCCACCGCGCGGCGCTCGAGCGTCTGCTGCGCGACACCGGCTACTTCCGCGCGGACGAGATCGACGTCGCGCTCGAGGTGTTCGACGCGTACTGCGCGGCGCCCGATACGGATTACAGCGCTCACGCCGCGCTCGCGGCGGACGGCGCGCTGGCCGGCTACGTGATCTATGGCCCCACACCGTGCACGGTCGGGACCTGGGACATCTACTGGATCGCCGTCGCACCCGCACTGCAGCGCGCGGGCGTCGGTACACTGCTCATCGACGAGGTCGAGCGCCGGCTGCGCGGACGCGCCCGCATGATCCTCGTCGAAACGTCCGGCCAGGAGCTCTATGCGAGCACCCGGGCGTTCTACGAACGGCGCGGCTTCACGGAAGTCGCGCGCGTGCCCGATTTCTACGCCGATGGCGATGATCGTGTGATCCTCGCCAGACGCGTACTCTGA
- the folK gene encoding 2-amino-4-hydroxy-6-hydroxymethyldihydropteridine diphosphokinase: protein MGLGTNLGDREAMLRRALRAISALGTIEAVSPVYATSPIGFAAQPDFWNLVVRIRTELEPVSLLAAVKHVEVRLGRMPRFRDGPREIDIDVLQYDDVIRTEAPVLPHPRMQQRAFVLRPLADLDPDLRDPRDGTRWADRLAEVEGQGIERVADGAALLDLDE from the coding sequence CTGGGTCTTGGTACGAACCTGGGAGACAGGGAGGCCATGCTGCGGCGGGCGCTGCGTGCGATCAGCGCGCTCGGCACCATCGAGGCCGTCTCACCGGTGTATGCGACGTCGCCAATCGGTTTCGCGGCGCAGCCGGACTTCTGGAACCTCGTGGTCCGCATCCGCACGGAGCTCGAGCCCGTGTCGCTGCTCGCAGCAGTGAAACACGTGGAAGTGCGGCTCGGCCGCATGCCGCGGTTCCGGGACGGACCGCGCGAGATCGACATCGACGTGCTGCAGTACGACGACGTGATCCGCACGGAGGCGCCGGTGCTGCCGCATCCGCGGATGCAGCAGCGTGCGTTCGTGCTGCGACCGCTTGCGGATCTGGACCCGGACCTGCGTGACCCGCGTGACGGCACACGCTGGGCGGATCGGCTGGCTGAAGTGGAGGGGCAGGGCATCGAACGCGTCGCCGACGGCGCTGCACTGCTGGACTTAGATGAGTAA
- a CDS encoding KamA family radical SAM protein, with amino-acid sequence MESWQEILRQSVTTVDELVERFGAENIDREAVQKAIDRFNLRITPAALAKIQAPGDAFWRQYVPTPAENDIVDGIVDSLDEDADSPVPNLTHRYPDRVLFLVSPVCASYCRFCTRRRKVGDPEKIPLNQFDSAFAYLREHTEVRDVILSGGDPFLLSDRRIEFFLKTLREIPHIEIIRIHTRVPSHLPQRVTPELVRMIQQYHPVYVNVHFNDPAEITPESEIALARLADAGIPLGCQTVLLKGVNDDPAVMKLLMQKLLKNRVKPYYIYQADVVAGGEHFRTSIEKGIEIIRAIRGWTSGLGVPHFVIDAPGGGGKIPILPEYVQSITNREVVLRNYAGEEFRYPLPQDETTGDVVPIERKRSARNRVGGARRATGTSGKGRPRRPQSDGGPVWLDV; translated from the coding sequence ATGGAGAGCTGGCAGGAAATCCTGCGACAGAGTGTCACGACAGTCGACGAGCTGGTGGAGCGTTTCGGCGCGGAGAACATCGACCGCGAAGCCGTACAGAAGGCCATCGATCGGTTCAACCTGCGGATCACACCGGCCGCGCTCGCCAAGATCCAGGCGCCCGGCGATGCGTTCTGGCGGCAGTACGTGCCGACGCCGGCGGAAAACGACATTGTCGATGGCATCGTCGACTCGCTCGACGAGGACGCGGATTCCCCCGTGCCGAACCTCACGCACCGCTACCCGGACCGCGTGCTGTTCCTGGTGTCGCCGGTGTGCGCGAGCTACTGCCGCTTCTGCACGCGCCGTCGCAAGGTGGGCGATCCCGAGAAGATCCCGCTGAACCAGTTCGACTCCGCGTTCGCCTACCTGCGCGAGCACACGGAAGTACGCGACGTCATCCTCTCGGGCGGCGATCCGTTCCTGCTGTCGGACCGGCGCATCGAGTTCTTCCTGAAGACGCTGCGCGAGATCCCGCACATCGAGATCATCCGCATCCATACGCGCGTGCCGAGCCACCTGCCGCAGCGCGTTACGCCGGAGCTGGTACGGATGATCCAGCAGTACCATCCGGTATACGTGAACGTGCACTTCAATGACCCGGCCGAGATCACGCCCGAATCGGAGATTGCACTCGCGCGACTCGCGGACGCCGGCATCCCGCTCGGCTGTCAGACGGTGCTGCTCAAGGGCGTCAACGATGACCCGGCCGTCATGAAGCTGCTCATGCAGAAGCTGCTCAAGAACCGCGTCAAGCCGTACTACATCTACCAGGCCGACGTGGTGGCGGGCGGGGAGCACTTCCGCACGTCGATCGAGAAGGGCATCGAGATCATCCGCGCGATCCGCGGCTGGACCAGCGGGCTCGGCGTGCCGCACTTCGTGATCGACGCGCCCGGCGGTGGCGGCAAGATCCCGATCCTGCCGGAGTACGTGCAGTCGATCACCAACCGCGAGGTCGTGCTGCGCAACTATGCAGGCGAGGAGTTCCGCTATCCGTTGCCGCAGGACGAGACGACCGGCGATGTCGTGCCGATCGAGCGGAAGCGGAGCGCGCGGAACCGCGTCGGCGGTGCGCGGCGGGCGACGGGTACCAGCGGCAAGGGGCGGCCGCGCCGCCCGCAGTCGGACGGCGGCCCCGTCTGGCTCGACGTCTAG
- a CDS encoding cupin domain-containing protein: MTQGSGRHTPRRVEKPWGHELIWAETDQYVGKILHIKAGHALSLQYHNTKDETIHVLRGTLRFLAGPSAESVEDVELKEGDSFRVVPGTVHRMIAVSDTDLLEASTAHLDDVVRLEDRYGRN; the protein is encoded by the coding sequence ATGACTCAGGGGTCAGGACGCCACACGCCGCGCCGTGTGGAGAAGCCATGGGGCCACGAGCTGATCTGGGCGGAAACGGATCAGTACGTGGGCAAGATCCTGCACATCAAGGCAGGACACGCGCTCTCGCTGCAGTACCACAACACCAAGGACGAGACCATCCACGTGCTGCGCGGCACGCTGCGCTTCCTCGCCGGCCCCTCGGCCGAGAGCGTCGAAGACGTCGAGCTGAAGGAAGGGGACAGCTTCCGGGTCGTGCCGGGCACCGTGCACCGGATGATCGCGGTGAGCGACACGGACCTGCTGGAAGCGTCGACGGCCCACCTGGACGACGTGGTTCGACTGGAGGACCGCTACGGCCGGAACTGA